In one Heteronotia binoei isolate CCM8104 ecotype False Entrance Well chromosome 1, APGP_CSIRO_Hbin_v1, whole genome shotgun sequence genomic region, the following are encoded:
- the CHRM3 gene encoding muscarinic acetylcholine receptor M3, which translates to MVYCVSWNAHDLDQLSHLSLTKRSGGYNRLEQLNPAPRTFPERICQNVTMVLPNNSTVSSLVSNVSSFWNRDLERTELLNGAPSFTSNYGLSNESFSFTTMKTINQTVPDPLGGHAVWQVVLIAFFTGIVSLVTIIGNILVIVAFKVNKQLKTVNNYFLLSLACADLIIGIISMNLFTTYIIMGRWALGNLACDLWLSIDYVASNASVMNLLVISFDRYFSITRPLTYRAKRTTRRAGVMIGLAWVISFILWAPAILFWQYFVGERTVEKDKCYIQFLTEPIITFGTAIAAFYLPVTIMSILYWRIYKETEKRTKELAGLQASGSEAEAVRFVNKTGSSRSCSSYELQQQNTKRSNRRKYGGCHFWMTSKSWKPSPDQVDQEHSSSDSWNNNDGNASLENSASSDEEDIASETRAIYSIVLKLPGHSTILNSTKLPSSEDLHESEEELEKLDTESKERKTKKLHPEKRMEDGGNLQKSFPKLSAQSGSAAQPGKASDGISTGPKAPPALPLSFKEATLAKKFALKTRSQITKRKRMSLIKEKKAAQTLSAILFAFIITWTPYNIMVLVNTFCDQCIPTTFWNLGYWLCYINSTVNPMCYALCNKTFRTTFKMLLLCQCDKRKRRKQQYQQRQSVIFHKRIPREAS; encoded by the coding sequence AATATGTCAGAACGTCACAATGGTCCTGCCTAACAACAGTACAGTTTCTTCCTTGGTTTCAAATGTGAGTTCCTTTTGGAATCGAGACTTGGAAAGAACAGAGCTTCTCAATGGTGCACCATCGTTCACTAGCAACTATGGCCTCTCTAATGAGAGCTTCTCATTTACCACCATGAAAACAATCAACCAAACTGTTCCTGATCCCCTGGGGGGACATGCTGTCTGGCAAGTTGTCTTAATTGCCTTCTTCACTGGCATTGTGTCTCTTGTGACCATCATTGGAAACATCTTGGTGATTGTGGCATTTAAAGTCAACAAACAGCTAAAAACTGTTAACAACTATTTCCTTCTTAGCCTTGCTTGTGCAGATTTGATAATTGGTATTATTTCCATGAATCTTTTCACCACATATATCATCATGGGTCGTTGGGCTTTGGGAAATTTAGCCTGTGACCTGTGGCTCTCCATCGACTATGTTGCCAGCAATGCCTCTGTCATGAATCTCCTGGTCATAAGTTTTGACAGATATTTTTCCATCACTAGGCCGCTTACCTACAGAGCTAAACGAACAACCAGAAGGGCTGGAGTGATGATCGGATTAGCTTGGGTCATCTCATTCATCCTTTGGGCCCCTGCCATTCTCTTCTGGCAGTATTTTGTTGGTGAGCGAACTGTCGAGAAAGACAAATGTTACATCCAGTTTCTAACGGAACCAATCATCACTTTTGGCACTGCCATAGCTGCCTTTTATCTGCCTGTCACCATTATGAGTATTTTGTACTGGAGGATATACAAGGAGACAGAAAAGCGTACCAAAGAGCTAGCGGGACTCCAGGCCTCTGGCAGCGAAGCTGAGGCAGTGCGCTTTGTCAACAAAACAGGCAGCTCTAGAAGCTGCAGCAGCTATGAACTGCAGCAGCAGAACACAAAACGCTCCAACAGAAGAAAATATGGAGGGtgccacttctggatgacatcaaaAAGCTGGAAACCAAGCCCAGATCAGGTTGATCAGGAACACAGCAGCAGTGACAGCTGGAACAACAATGATGGTAATGCCTCTCTTGAGAACTCTGCCTCTTccgatgaagaagatattgccTCAGAGACCAGAGCCATCTATTCCATTGTATTGAAGCTTCCAGGACATAGCACTATCCTCAACTCCACAAAACTACCTTCATCAGAAGACCTGCATGAGTCAGAGGAAGAACTAGAGAAGCTGGACACAGAGTCAAAAGAGAGGAAAACTAAAAAACTTCATCCAGAAAAGAgaatggaggatggtggaaacTTACAGAAGAGCTTTCCCAAGCTTTCAGCTCAATCAGGATCAGCAGCACAGCCAGGAAAGGCTTCAGATGGTATTTCAACAGGACCTAAGGCACCACCTGCTTTGCCTTTGTCCTTCAAAGAAGCTACCTTGGCCAAGAAGTTTGCCTTGAAGACAAGAAGTCAGATCACCAAGCGAAAACGAATGTCACTCATCAAAGAAAAGAAAGCTGCACAGACACTCAGTGCCATTTTGTTTGCCTTCATTATAACCTGGACTCCATACAACATTATGGTCCTGGTAAATACCTTTTGTGATCAATGTATTCCTAcaactttttggaacttgggataCTGGCTTTGCTACATCAATAGCACAGTGAATCCTATGTGCTATGCACTGTGTAATAAAACATTCAGAACCACCTTCAAGATGTTACTCCTGTGTCAGTGTGACAAACGGAAACGGCGTAAACAACAGTACCAGCAGAGACAGTCAGTCATTTTTCATAAGCGGATTCCCCGGGAAGCTTCATAG